From Leptospira brenneri:
AAGGGAAACAAGGAGGGCTTCATTGTCATCGGGTCCAATGCGATTGGCATGGATCACCCCACAACCTTTACAGCGATGTAAAATCACCCATTCACCCTTACGAACCCAAATGGAAATGGCTTCCATTTTACTTCCACACGTAGCAGCCCGATCTCCAGGTGAATTGTCCAAATGCAAACTGGTTAGGCAATTGGGGCAATGGTTTCTCTGGTCAGTTCCAAAACCTGGAGGAAAGACCATTTGTTTGCATTCTACACAACGAAATTCATTTTCATCAGAACGAAAACGATGAGATTTTGTTTTGGGTTTTAGAGAAGAGATATCTTCGTCTTCATCGTCAAAACGTTTTTTCTTAGAGAACTTTTGAATTTTAGATAGTTCGGATTCACGTACCATATCCAGTTTTTGCGGCAAAACAAAAATGGGATACCAAAACAGTGGATGAGTGGGAATAGACCGCCTGTGCGAAGATAGCCGCCTCCTAATTGTATTTAGGCGGGGTATCCAAAACAAGTTCACCGTTTTGGCGGTCTACACAATGGCCAGGTTTAACATAGAATTATAGACTAAAAAAATAAAGATTTCCTGTCAAGGAGAATCAATATTTAACTTTTTGCAAAGGAAATAACAATTCTGTCCCAGAGGGTAATCGGGAATCATCCCCACTTCTTCATAACCGAGTTTTGTATAGAACTTAGGGGCTTGGAACCCAAAAGAATAACCAAAAACAAGAGTGGCTCCAAGTCCTAGTGCTTCTTCTTCAATTTGTTTTAGTAACTTGGTTCCGAGATCTAGTCCCCGTTTTTCTTCTGCAACCCAGAGAAGCTGGAGGTTCAAACCTTTAAAGAATAAATAACAAAGGGATGCAGCAACAAGAGTTTCCCCCTCTTTCACAAGAATGGCGAAAAATTCTTTTTTCTCGAAACTCGGATCCCCTAATTTCGAAACACTGAATTCATGAAGTAGGTTCCAAAGATTTTCCTGCAAAGCTTCTGAAGGATTTTTGATTCTTTCGATGGTATAGGGAGATTCAAATAACATTGGATCAAAATTAGATTTGAATCAAAATCTATAAGAAGGCGGGGCCACCAAGTCTTTCCATTGGATCGACGATTTGAGTGATTTGGACACCGTAGTAGTCATCTAAAATAATGAGTTTTCCCCGACCGACCAGTTTCCCATTCGCAAGGATATCAAGCTCTTCCCCAATATTTTTATCTAATTCGACCACAGTCCCTTCTGTTAGCTGGAGGACATCTTTGATGAACATAGTAGTTCGTCCCAGTTCGATTGTGAGTTGGAGGGTAACATCTAAAAGTAAATTGAGGTTGGCTGTATTACTTCCTGGGCTCGCTTGAGACTTAGATGCAGACCTTGCGGGACTGGGAGTGGCACTCGGACCAAGGGCTGCAGCAATATCAGCAAAAGAAGGGCCATTGTCATCCCCACCGCCACCAACGAGGGCATCTAAATCATCAAGACCACCGCCGCCTCCAGAACCACCAGCTGCAGGAGTGCTCCCTCCTCCACTAAAACCGCCGAGTAGAGCATCTATGTCTTCTTGTGATAGTGAACCTTCACCCATATCTTTGCAACCTCTCCATTGTATTCGTCGGTGGAAATCAAAATCCTTCCTTGAAAAAAAAGGGAAAGTTCCGTATTTTGTTCCTTATGTCCAATTCTGCGACCCATCCGGATTATTTCAAAGCGAAGGAACTATTTGCCTCTGAACTAAAAAATGCCAATTATCAATTTGTCCAAGAAAAGGAAGAGACCCTCTTTCGATTTCGTTCGGAAAATGCAGGGAAAGACCGAATTCTGGATTGTTTGGGAATTGTTAGAAATTATATAGAAAACTTTCGGATTTATAATTTTGAAGAAGGATATATTAGCATCCAAGCCTTAAACGAAAATTTATTTGAACCACAAAAGAATCTATCAGGTAAGTTTCGGATTCGATTTTCTTTCAAATCAGATTTAAAAGTAGAGTGTTCTAAACATGGTGATTTTTCCACCAAAGAAATCCAAACGATTTTAAGTCTGTTTCAATTTTTAAAGGCAGAAGGTACCGAATCAAGGGATCCAAGAATCCTCCTCCACCAACTCGGAGCAGAAGTTTATGAGCCGCATTTAGAAAAAGCAAAAGGTAACGACCTAGGTTTTGATTCTGTTTTTGGGTATGATAGGGTGAAAGCTCAGATCTTAGAAAGTTTGGTTTTTCCTATTTTGAAACCAGAACCTTTTTATGAAATTACCAAACTCACTCGTAAAAAACCAAGCCCCAATCTTCCCCGCGCCGTTCTCTTTGAAGGGGAACCAGGAGTGGGAAAAACCAGTATGGCCAAAATTGTCTCCCATCTCTGTGGGATTCCCATGGTTTACGTACCCATTGAATCCATCTTAAGTAAGTATTACGGAGAATCCTCCCAAAACCTAGCGATGGTCTTTGATGCTGCTGCCCTTTTCCCTAGGTGTATGCTCTTTTTGGATGAAATCGATTCCCTAGCCACATCTCGAGAGGATGGACTTTTTGAAGCTACAAGGAACCTACTCAGTGTTCTCCTTCGCAAACTAGATGGGTTTGCGGAACGAAGCGGAACCATTACCATCGGTGCCACCAATCGAAAAAGGGATTTGGACTCAGCACTTCTCTCCCGGTTTGACCGAAAGATCTACTTTCCTTTGCCAAATACGAACGAACGTTCCAAAATTTTAGAGGGTTATGCAAAACACCTCCCCTCCAAAGACCGAGAGAAGCTGGCCGAAGTCTTGGAAGGTGCCTCGGGAAGGAATTTAAAAGACTATTGTGACTATGTCGAGAGGCGATGGATCACCCAAAACTGGGAAAAAGAGGACTTTTTGTCCGCTCCCGAGATTTCATTTTATTTGGATTCCTTTCCAGATTTTGGATGGAAACGCTAAAAAGTAATCGATTCGGCTTCAATCTTCTAGGAGATTTACCGATAATTTTTACAGGATAGTTGTTTACGACCATTGGTCGTTCTTTGGTATCCTCAAATTAACCTTTTAGGAAGATTCGGACATGAAAATAAAATTAATTCTCCCCATCCTTTTACTCAATTTTGGGGTTTTCGCTCAAACTGGTAGCTCGGAAACAGGTTCCACTTCTGCTGGAATTGATCCTACTCAATCCGGTAAATCCATTACTGAGACAGAAAAAGAACTAGATGATAATATTTCTGAAGTGAATAAACGCCTCCGTTTACACACAGTTTTATTTAAAATGAAAGTGAGAACTCTTCCTCACCGCACTGTCCTTTACAAAGGAAAACCAAGTGCTGATGGCGAAAGATGTGAAGTCGCTGACAAACAAGAAGCACAAGATAACACTTGTTTGCATTTAGAAGTTTTTGACTTTGTGGGAAGTGAAGATGGAAAGTCTTCAAAAAACCTTGGTGCGAAATTCAAAAAAATGGAACTTTTTTATGAAGGTACCAATAACGCAGATCCAGATCCAAGAAAAGAACAACCACGTAACCTTACAAAAGTAAGAACTTACATTTACCAAAACAATTTTGTTTTAGAAGACAAAATCATTTCCGTGATTGCTGACGTTGCACCAAACGGAACTCCAGCGCATGACGATAAACTGGAACTCTTCTACCAACATGATGACTATCCTGTTTGGGGAACTCCAGAAACTCCTTCTGAAAAAGGTGTTGGTAAATACATTCTTGCGAACGTAGAAAATACAAAAACAAACCCAATTCGAAACAATTTCAAAAAACAATTCTACTTCAAAAACTTGGATTACTTCGACAAACTGTTTACAAAACTTTTCGATTATAACGATCGAGATTCCAATAAACACTATAAGAAAAACGTAGAAGCATTGAAGAGTTCTTTAAAGTACTAAGAACAACAGGTTCTTAATTGAATC
This genomic window contains:
- a CDS encoding GNAT family N-acetyltransferase — its product is MLFESPYTIERIKNPSEALQENLWNLLHEFSVSKLGDPSFEKKEFFAILVKEGETLVAASLCYLFFKGLNLQLLWVAEEKRGLDLGTKLLKQIEEEALGLGATLVFGYSFGFQAPKFYTKLGYEEVGMIPDYPLGQNCYFLCKKLNIDSP
- the fcpB gene encoding flagellar-coiling protein FcpB, whose amino-acid sequence is MKIKLILPILLLNFGVFAQTGSSETGSTSAGIDPTQSGKSITETEKELDDNISEVNKRLRLHTVLFKMKVRTLPHRTVLYKGKPSADGERCEVADKQEAQDNTCLHLEVFDFVGSEDGKSSKNLGAKFKKMELFYEGTNNADPDPRKEQPRNLTKVRTYIYQNNFVLEDKIISVIADVAPNGTPAHDDKLELFYQHDDYPVWGTPETPSEKGVGKYILANVENTKTNPIRNNFKKQFYFKNLDYFDKLFTKLFDYNDRDSNKHYKKNVEALKSSLKY
- a CDS encoding RNHCP domain-containing protein; its protein translation is MVRESELSKIQKFSKKKRFDDEDEDISSLKPKTKSHRFRSDENEFRCVECKQMVFPPGFGTDQRNHCPNCLTSLHLDNSPGDRAATCGSKMEAISIWVRKGEWVILHRCKGCGVIHANRIGPDDNEALLVSLAAQAMAKPSFRLFTENPAEGPPD
- a CDS encoding AAA family ATPase, coding for MSNSATHPDYFKAKELFASELKNANYQFVQEKEETLFRFRSENAGKDRILDCLGIVRNYIENFRIYNFEEGYISIQALNENLFEPQKNLSGKFRIRFSFKSDLKVECSKHGDFSTKEIQTILSLFQFLKAEGTESRDPRILLHQLGAEVYEPHLEKAKGNDLGFDSVFGYDRVKAQILESLVFPILKPEPFYEITKLTRKKPSPNLPRAVLFEGEPGVGKTSMAKIVSHLCGIPMVYVPIESILSKYYGESSQNLAMVFDAAALFPRCMLFLDEIDSLATSREDGLFEATRNLLSVLLRKLDGFAERSGTITIGATNRKRDLDSALLSRFDRKIYFPLPNTNERSKILEGYAKHLPSKDREKLAEVLEGASGRNLKDYCDYVERRWITQNWEKEDFLSAPEISFYLDSFPDFGWKR
- the fliN gene encoding flagellar motor switch protein FliN, translated to MGEGSLSQEDIDALLGGFSGGGSTPAAGGSGGGGGLDDLDALVGGGGDDNGPSFADIAAALGPSATPSPARSASKSQASPGSNTANLNLLLDVTLQLTIELGRTTMFIKDVLQLTEGTVVELDKNIGEELDILANGKLVGRGKLIILDDYYGVQITQIVDPMERLGGPAFL